The genomic DNA TTCGGTAATTTCGAACTACGGAGGAGCAACAACCATGAAACGTATTTTTGAAGTAGATCCGTGGCACGTCATTAGTCATGAACTCGTACCAACGGATAAGCGATTACAAGAAAGTATGACCAGCATCGGTAACGGTTATATGGGCATGCGTGGGATGTTTGAAGAACACTATTCTAACGACACACTGAAAGGAATTTACATTGGTGGCGTTTGGTATCCCGATAAGACCCGAGTTGGCTGGTGGAAGAATGGTTACCCAGATTATTTTGGTAAAGTGATCAATTCAGTTAACTTCATCAAAGTCAATATGACGATTGATGGTGATCAGGTTGACTTGGCTAAGGATACGGTCAGTGACTTTACATTGGATCTTGATATGCATACGGGGATCTTACGGCGTTCATTTGTTATTACTAAGGGTGAAAAGCGCGTTCGGTTTATGATTGATCGGTTTGTCAGTGTGGCACAAAAAGAATTATTTGATGTTCACTACAGTGTGCATAACTTGAGTGCGGACCCGGTCCAAATTAGTTTTATTTCTCAAATTGATGCGGACGTCTTCAATGAAGATGCAAACTACGATGAACAATTCTGGCAAGTGCTAGACAAGAGCCATGCGATTACTGGTGGCAGTATGTTTGCAGAGACCAAGCCCAATGATTTCGGAACCCCACGCTTTACACTGGGCATGCAAATGCTACATGCAACGGCTTTTCGGGGCGTTAATGCACCGGAAACTGAAAAGGCGGTCACGAATATCTTCCGGGGAACGTTAGCACCGGACGAGACTAAAAACTTTGAAAAGCGGGTTCTCGTGGTGACTTCACGGGATTATACGGACATGGCGGCCATGCGGGCTGGTTTGGCTGAACTGAGTGAGAAGGTCAGTGCGCAGTCATATGAAGACTTGCGGCAGGCTCATATTGATGGCTGGGCCCAACGGTGGCAGTTATCGGATGTCTTAATTGATGGTGACGATGCGGCACAACAAGGCATTCGCTTCAACTTATTTCAGCTATTCTCAACCTACTATGGTGAAGACAAGCGCTTGAATCTGGGGCCAAAAGGCTTTACTGGTGAAAAGTATGGTGGTGCAACGTATTGGGATACCGAAGCGTTCGGGGTACCATTCTATCTCTCATTGGCGAAACCAGAAGTAACGGAGAATTTACTGGAATACCGTTATAATCAGCTTGCTGGGGCCTTCCATAATGCTAAAATGCAAGGCTTAGCCGGCGCCTTATACCCAATGGTGACCTTCAACGGGATCGAATGCCATAACGAATGGGAAATTACATTCGAAGAGATTCATCGGAACGGGTCAATTGCGTATGCCATCTTTAATTACACGCGTTATACCGGCGATGAGACCTACTTGAAGACTAAAGGGATCGATGTTTTGACGGGGATTTCACGTTTCTGGGCTGATCGGGTTCACTTCTCAGAACGGAATCAGCAGTACATGATTCACGGTGTCACCGGTCCTAACGAGTATGAAAACAACGTGAATAACAATTGGTACACGAATTTTATGGCGCGCTGGACGTTAGAATACACGTTGGCTAGCTTGAAAAAAGTTGATGCCACTAAACGCGCGGACCTTCAGATTACAGATAACGAGCTTGCTAAGTGGCAAGATATTGTTGATCGGATGTACTTCCCACATGATGATCAGCTAGGAATCTTCGTGCAACAAGATGGTTTCCTGGATAAGGATGTTCAGCCGGTTACAAGCATTCCTGCCGATCAACGGCCGATTAATCAACACTGGTCATGGGATCATATTCTACGGTCACCATATATTAAGCAGGCGGATGTCTTACAAGGAATTTATTACTTCATGGATAAATTTACGGCGGAACAGAAGAAACGTAATTTTGACTTCTATGAACCGTTGACCGTCCATGAATCCAGTCTTTCACCAGCCGTCCATGCCATTCTAGCAGCGGACTTACATTATGAGGACAAGGCCGTGGAAATGTATGAACGCACGGCCCGGCTTGACCTTGATAATTATAATAATGATACGGTCGATGGCCTACACATCACGTCGATGACGGGGTCGTGGCTTGCAATCGTTCAAGGCTTTGCCGGCATGCGGGTGAAGGATGATACCTTAGCCTTTGCGCCATTTGTGCCTAAGGCCTGGTCACACTATCAATTCCACGTTAACTTCCGTGGTCGATTGATTAAAGTAGATGTTGATCAGCAAGGAACGACCGTTGAACTGGTTAGTGGGGACCCACTGACTATCGAACTCAATGGTCAAGCTGTTAAGGTTGCCAACACGGTCACAACTAAATAACTGAGAAGACTTGATTGCGGTCTGACCGTAACTGAGCGCAGTCAAGTATCCACCCTAGAATGATCTCAGAATCATTCCAACCTAACTTCTAAATGGACCCGTATCAGTTGATACGGGTCTTTTGGTTTGTGCGTGTGAATAGGAAGCGGTTGACCACAATACAAAGACAATTCGCTATGAGCTCAGTTATAGCGAATTGATAGCAGGCGACATATGACTATCCTTGAATTATTTAGTTAGTGTCGTATAATTTGTCTTTAGGAGGGTGATTATTTATTAAGTACAAAGTTGATAATGGTGCATACCCTAGTGGTAAGGATGCTATTGATCCCAAGCGAGTTAAATATCTGAAACTGATTAGTAAGTTAGCGACGTTTACGTGTATTGCGATGTACGTGTCGTATATTCCGCAAATCATTTCGAATTTCTCAGGTGATCCAGTATCGCCGCTACAGCCACTTGTGGCAATGATTAACGGGATATTATGGACGGGCTATGGCTGGTTCAAGACCTATAAAGATTGGCCCGTTATTATTTCAAATGTTCCCGGGGTGATTTTTGGCTTTATCACTGTTTTAACCGTATATATTCATTAACCGAATGACGAACTGACTATAAACTAAAAGTCCGCTGATACGTTTAAACGCGTATCGACGGACTTTTTTGCAAGGTATTAAGCGTTCTTTAAAGCAGCCTGAGCTAGCAACAGACCACCGGCAATTCCAGAATTGTTACCTAATCCAGCGGGAACGATGTAATCATTCAGTGGTGGGACTTCTTCGTAGCCGTTGAGATAGGCCGCAAATTTTTCGCGAATTATCGGGAAGAGCTGTCGTTGATTCATGACGCCACCATTAAGAATGATTTTATCCGGTGCGAAGGCGACGGTTAGATTGACACACGCTTGCGCGATGTAGTCGGCAATGATTGGCCAGACCGGATCGTCAACGGGAATGTCTTTGCCAGACTTGCCGGTCCGTTTACCAACTGCTGGTCCGGCAGCTAAGCCTTCTAAGCAGATATCATGGTAGGGACAGCTAGATTTGAAATCATCCCCAGGTAACCGATTGAGTCGCATGTGGCCAAGTTCAGTATGAGTTCGACCATTAAAAATCTGATTGTGGCTAATAACACCAGCACCGACACCGGTCCCAATTGTCATATAAATGCTGTTAGGAACGTCTTTGGCGATACCGATCATTGATTCGCCATAAGCAGCTTCGTTAACGTCGGTTGTCCAGTAGAATGGAATATCAAAGCGACTTTTAAGATGACCTAGAAAGTCAAAGTCGCCCCAACCAGGTTTGGGAGTAGTAGTAATGTAACCATATTTAGGATCATCGGGGTTAACACCGATGGGACCAAATGATCCGATTCCAATCGCGTCAACGGGATGAGTCGTAAAATAGTCGTCAACTGCCGCCATGGTTTCAGCGGGAGTTGTCGTGGGGATCGAAATCCGGTCGCTAACTTGTCCGTTCTCAGTGCCCGTGGCACAAACAAATTTTGTGCCACCAGCTTCAATTGCACCTAAAAGCATAGTGTGCCTCCTAATAATCAAAAATGTAGTCTTATTTATTAAATAGTATACGCTTAATTAAAAACTTTGTTAACGATTACATTAACTTTGATGTAAATAAATTAATTGGCTAGTGAAATCAGCGTTGTTGGGTTTGAGTAGAAGCCCAATCGTATTTAACTGGTGACCTGTATAACGATTGCCTGATGAATCAGTATAGGTTAATTCAGCATCGAGATAGTGTAATGGTAATGGGTGCTGAGTTTTGACAGCAGAATTAAGCCCATTTAAGTAACAACAGATTGCTTGCGTTTTATCTGTCGTTACTAGCAACCACGCAACAACGTGTCTTTTTGTCGGTAGACGATAAAAATGGGCCTTGATAAAAGTAGACTTCAGTTGCTGATATTTAATCAAGGCTCCTTGAAGAAGTTGCTGTTCACTAGGGATAAGTTGTTTAGGATTAAGTTCCAATCCTAGTTGCCCGATACAGGCCAATTGTAATCGAGTTTCAAATGGTGTTATTCGGCCATTTTGCGCATTGGGTGATGCGGTTATATGGTTGCTAAATATCCGTGGTGGAAATAGATAACTAAATCCGTTCTCAATCGTTGCTCGGTCGACTGGATCAGTCAAATCGCTTATCCACGTCTGATTGATGTATGGTAGCATACCAAAATCAAACCGGCCGCCACCAGCTGAACAGTTTTCGATAATAAGCTTGGGACAGGCGCGCTTCACGCGTGCGAGAATATCATAAAGTCCACAGACGTAGCGGTAATACAGTTCTCCTTGTTGTGCAGCCGGTAAGTGTGTGCTGCCAACCTGTGTAAGATGGCGATTCATATCCCATTTAAAATAATCGAGTTGGTTATTTTGAACCAAGTTCGTCAGAGTAGTGACTAAGTGGTCACGGACAGCAGCTTGCGAAAGATCTAAGACTAGCTGGTGGCGAGCTGTGATGGGTGTCCGATCAACATATTGTAATACCCAGGCAGGATGTTGTTGGTAGAGCTGACTGTTAGTGGTGATCATCTCTGGTTCCACCCAGAGACCGAAGCCCATTCGATGATGATGGGCTTGTTGGGCAAGGGGTTTCAGACCATTAGGAAATTTAATGGGGTCAACAAACCAGTCCCCCAATTGCCCATTTTCACCGTTACGGTTGACAAACCAGCCGTCGTCTAAGACAAGCATTTGTAAGCCTAACTGGTGGGCGTGTTCGATTAAGTGTTGAACTTTAGACTCCGAAACGGCAAATGTCAGTGTTTCCCAAGTGTTAAGCACACTTGGAATGTTGGTCTGGGAGGGCATCAGCTGATAACTAAAAGCGTGAAATACTTGCGACATGCCGTTAAAACCAGTATTTGTCCAAGTTAACACGGCTTCAGGAGTCTGGAAACTGCTATTTGGTTTTAGCTGCCATTCGAATGTAGTAGGTTCAAGACCAATTGTTAGGCGGCTGTGTTGATATTGATCAAGTTCGACAGTACTGTCGAAGTTACCACTCCATGCTAGTGCACAACCAATAACAGTCCCCGCTAATTCTGTCGTGTTAGGTTCCGCTAGAGCCATGAACGGTTGGTGTTGTGGGCCACTAGTGCCGCGCAGACTTCGAACCGTTTGTAACCCTGGGTGTAAACGGTTAAACGATGGATTAGCTTCATGTGCATGGGTACCGCTTAATGTCAGCGCAATATATTGGTCAGTTGGTAGATCTAGTTGAGCGCTGGATAGAGCTGTTAGTTGCAAATTATTAGTACCGTGATGGTGCAGAGTTGTGCTTCGCAAGATAATCGGCTGATTTTCAAAAATAGTGTAGTTAAGATCCATCTGTAACTTAGTCACTGAATCGGCCAAATGAATGACTAGGGTTGTTACAGGCGTGTGTTTGCTAACGGTTGGTGGCAATTGGCGCGAGTTGATTGGCTGATCATTCACAGAAAAACCAGTATATTCTAAAACTGGCAGTAATTGGTTGTTAGCATCTTTAATAACGTAAGCTGGCTGGCGATAGTCACCACTGCCGATAGTGGAATATTCGAGTGGCAGTGAAGTCACGGAATATGGAAAGCGTTCTGTTGGGTCATTAGCAAAAGCATGGCTACCGGATGGCATCGGCTCAAAGTACGGTTGTTTTGAAAAGTAACGTCCAAAATATCGATGCACTGGGTAACGATGAACTAAAATTTGAATAACATAGCTAATTTGGTCATTATGAAGATTGATTAAGCCGGTTTTGGGGTCATATTCAACAGGCATGACGTCCTCCTAATAAAGTTTAGACAGTTGTAGCAGCAACTGAGCTAGCTGCCGGTTCAGTCAGCGCAACGAGCTGTTCACCAGCTTGGACATTCGTGACTTTGAGTCGTTCAACATTAGCGTAATTGGCCGTATTTGTGACGACTAGCATGACGGTTGGATCATAGTTAGCGGCTTTTAAGGCAGCGACGTCAAACGTTCCGAGTAGATCACCTTGATGAACGGTATCGCCCTTCTGGACGTTAGTAGTGAAGTGTTCGCCATTTAAATTGACCGTATCTAATCCTAAGTGAATCAGAATTTCGGCACCGGCAGTTGTTTTGATGCCATAAGCATGGTGGCTATCATAAGTGACGGTGATGATACCGTCAGCTGGTGCGACGACCTGATCAGCGCTTGGCACGATTGCGGCGCCTTTACCCATGATTTCAGCCGAGAAAACTTGGTCGTTAACTTGTTTGAGACTTTCGCTAGTCCCCGTTACGGGTGCACTGATAATCTCATCATTAACATTGATGACGGTACTAGTTGGTGCTGGTGATTTTACTTGATCACGATCATCACCGAGTGTTCGTTTGGCATAGATAAAGGTTGGAATAAATGCGACGACAAACGAGATGACACCACCGAGTGCGAACGCTGGAATCGACTTTGCAGCAATCGAAATGAACCCGATAACTGATGCGGGACCCATCGCCACGGACAGAACGTGGAATAGCCCTAAGAAAGCTGAAGCAATTCCTGAGGCAATCGCTGCAAAGACAAATGGGAATTTCATCTTGAGGTTGACCCCGAAAATAGCAGGTTCCGTAATTCCGAGTAACGCTGAGATCCCGGCAGAAGAAGTCAGGGCTTTTTGCTTTTGGCTCTTAGTGGCAAAGAAAATAGCTAAAGTGGCAGCACCTTGCCCAATGTTGGCCATTGAGGCGACTGGGAAGATAAAGGAACCACCAGTTTTGGCAACATTGGCCAACAACTGGGTTTCGATTGCTGGGAAAGTTTGATGGAGACCAGTAATAACAATTGCAGAATATAATAAACCAAAGATTCCCATACCAATCCAGCCGGTGCTGTTATATAAGCCTACTAAACCGTTAGTTAATACATCGCTCACCGTTCGTAAGACGGGGCCGACGATTGTAAAAGTTAGGAAACCAGTAATCACAATGGCGAACATCGGGGTAAACGTGAAGTCAAATGCCCCTTTAATGTGTTTATGGAAGAATTTTTCAAGGGTAGCTAGAATGAAGGCGACGCCTAAGACTGGGAGTACTTGGCCTTGATAGCCTGCTTGGGCAACGTGTAAACCAAAGACGTTCCAGTAAACCATCTTACCGGCGGCCATGGTCGTTGCAACGCTATAGCCGTTAACTAGTGATGGTAAGACCATGATCATGCCCATCGTAGCACCCAGATAGGGGTTGCCGCCGAAGCGCTTCGTTGCTGAAAATCCTAAGAGGATGGGCAAGAAAGTAAACGGCGCACTAGCCATCGCGTTAATCATTTCGGCGATACCTTTGAGACCGGGGTAAACTTCAACAACTGACTTGGCCATAAAAAGATGCTCGGCAGTCAAAACGTTGTTTAGTGCCATTAATAGACCCCCAGCAACTAGTGCAGGGACGATTGGAATAAAAATATCAGATAAGACTTTAAGGAAGTCCATTAATGGATTTTTCTTTTGACCCGCAGCGGCAACTGCCTTGATATCATCGGGGGTCGCTTCTTTAAGACCAGTTTTGGCGATTAAGGCGTCATAGACTTTATCGACATCGCCAGGGCCAATAATGATTTGGTATTGGCCGTTAGTTTCGAAGGTCCCCTTAACGTCTGCGTCGTCATCTAAGGCTTGTTGATCGATCTTGGATTCGTCCTTGATGACCAAACGGAGGCGCGTCGCACAGTGGGCGGCGGCTTGAATGTTGTTTTTACCAATTGCATTAAGTACACGGTCAGCAACTTCTTGATGATTCATAATAATTCACTCCCTGAGTCTAAAATTGTTTTTAGTTTAATAATGCAAGCGCTTTACAGACCCAATGATAACAAGTTTGAAAAATATGTCAAGCGTTTGATATAAAATTGAATTGCGTGATAATCTTGTTAAAAAGCCGTATTTGGAATGCTGACATGAAAATATAATATAAAAATGTCAAACGATTGACATATCGGTGTAAGCGGTTTTATAATGGTGACAATTAAGTCGAACGTTGAAAAGGAGCTCATCGTCATGATATGGAATCGTAAAACCCGTTATACCCCTTATGAACAGTGGCCAGCAACTAAGCTACCACAGCTCGTTGCCCAGGCGCGCCAGTCTAAGTGGCGGATGCAACATCATATTCAGCCCGCATCAGGTTTGTTAAATGACCCCAATGGCTTTTCATACTTTGATGGTCAGTGGCACCTGTTCTACCAAGTTTTTCCGTTCGGTCCGGTACACGGACTGAAGTCATGGCAACACGTGACCTCTAAGAACTTGGTGGATTGGCATGATGAGGGCTTAGCGATTCGACCAGATACGCCGTACGACTCACATGGCGCGTACACGGGTACGGCACTACCAATTGATGATCAGTTATTTATTATGTATACGGGTAATGTCCGTACTGCCGACTGGCAACGTGAATCGTATCAATTAGGCGCCTGGATGGACACGGATAATCACATTAAAAAGCTGTCCCGGCCACTAATTGCGCATGCTCCGGCTGGGTACACGAGTTCGTTTCGTGATCCGGACTTGATCCGGACTGACCACGGCTACTACGTGTTGATCGGTGCGCAGACGACTGCTGAAATCGGTGCTATCTTGGTTTATTTCTCAAAGGATCTGACCACCTGGACGTGTCAAGGCGAGTTGAACGTTCCCGCAGATGCACGGGGTTATATGATTGAGTGTCCGAATCTGGTCTGGATCGATCAACAGCCCGTCTTATTGTTCTGTCCCCAAGGGTTATCACAAGCAACGACCCCGTATCAGAATATTTATCCAAACATGTACCTAGTTGCCGATCAATTGGATCTGGCTCAGGCACAATTAACTGAACCCCACGCCCTAACGCAATTGGATGACGGCTTTGACGTGTACGCCACGCAGGCGATCAATGCGCCGGATGGCCGCGCGTTAGCCGTCAGCTGGATTGGGTTACCTGAAATTGCCTATCCAACTGATCGTGAAAATTGGGCCCATTGTTTGAGT from Lactiplantibacillus paraplantarum includes the following:
- a CDS encoding glycoside hydrolase family 65 protein, with translation MKRIFEVDPWHVISHELVPTDKRLQESMTSIGNGYMGMRGMFEEHYSNDTLKGIYIGGVWYPDKTRVGWWKNGYPDYFGKVINSVNFIKVNMTIDGDQVDLAKDTVSDFTLDLDMHTGILRRSFVITKGEKRVRFMIDRFVSVAQKELFDVHYSVHNLSADPVQISFISQIDADVFNEDANYDEQFWQVLDKSHAITGGSMFAETKPNDFGTPRFTLGMQMLHATAFRGVNAPETEKAVTNIFRGTLAPDETKNFEKRVLVVTSRDYTDMAAMRAGLAELSEKVSAQSYEDLRQAHIDGWAQRWQLSDVLIDGDDAAQQGIRFNLFQLFSTYYGEDKRLNLGPKGFTGEKYGGATYWDTEAFGVPFYLSLAKPEVTENLLEYRYNQLAGAFHNAKMQGLAGALYPMVTFNGIECHNEWEITFEEIHRNGSIAYAIFNYTRYTGDETYLKTKGIDVLTGISRFWADRVHFSERNQQYMIHGVTGPNEYENNVNNNWYTNFMARWTLEYTLASLKKVDATKRADLQITDNELAKWQDIVDRMYFPHDDQLGIFVQQDGFLDKDVQPVTSIPADQRPINQHWSWDHILRSPYIKQADVLQGIYYFMDKFTAEQKKRNFDFYEPLTVHESSLSPAVHAILAADLHYEDKAVEMYERTARLDLDNYNNDTVDGLHITSMTGSWLAIVQGFAGMRVKDDTLAFAPFVPKAWSHYQFHVNFRGRLIKVDVDQQGTTVELVSGDPLTIELNGQAVKVANTVTTK
- a CDS encoding SemiSWEET family transporter yields the protein MDPKRVKYLKLISKLATFTCIAMYVSYIPQIISNFSGDPVSPLQPLVAMINGILWTGYGWFKTYKDWPVIISNVPGVIFGFITVLTVYIH
- a CDS encoding fructokinase; translation: MLLGAIEAGGTKFVCATGTENGQVSDRISIPTTTPAETMAAVDDYFTTHPVDAIGIGSFGPIGVNPDDPKYGYITTTPKPGWGDFDFLGHLKSRFDIPFYWTTDVNEAAYGESMIGIAKDVPNSIYMTIGTGVGAGVISHNQIFNGRTHTELGHMRLNRLPGDDFKSSCPYHDICLEGLAAGPAVGKRTGKSGKDIPVDDPVWPIIADYIAQACVNLTVAFAPDKIILNGGVMNQRQLFPIIREKFAAYLNGYEEVPPLNDYIVPAGLGNNSGIAGGLLLAQAALKNA
- a CDS encoding alpha-galactosidase — encoded protein: MPVEYDPKTGLINLHNDQISYVIQILVHRYPVHRYFGRYFSKQPYFEPMPSGSHAFANDPTERFPYSVTSLPLEYSTIGSGDYRQPAYVIKDANNQLLPVLEYTGFSVNDQPINSRQLPPTVSKHTPVTTLVIHLADSVTKLQMDLNYTIFENQPIILRSTTLHHHGTNNLQLTALSSAQLDLPTDQYIALTLSGTHAHEANPSFNRLHPGLQTVRSLRGTSGPQHQPFMALAEPNTTELAGTVIGCALAWSGNFDSTVELDQYQHSRLTIGLEPTTFEWQLKPNSSFQTPEAVLTWTNTGFNGMSQVFHAFSYQLMPSQTNIPSVLNTWETLTFAVSESKVQHLIEHAHQLGLQMLVLDDGWFVNRNGENGQLGDWFVDPIKFPNGLKPLAQQAHHHRMGFGLWVEPEMITTNSQLYQQHPAWVLQYVDRTPITARHQLVLDLSQAAVRDHLVTTLTNLVQNNQLDYFKWDMNRHLTQVGSTHLPAAQQGELYYRYVCGLYDILARVKRACPKLIIENCSAGGGRFDFGMLPYINQTWISDLTDPVDRATIENGFSYLFPPRIFSNHITASPNAQNGRITPFETRLQLACIGQLGLELNPKQLIPSEQQLLQGALIKYQQLKSTFIKAHFYRLPTKRHVVAWLLVTTDKTQAICCYLNGLNSAVKTQHPLPLHYLDAELTYTDSSGNRYTGHQLNTIGLLLKPNNADFTSQLIYLHQS
- a CDS encoding sucrose-specific PTS transporter subunit IIBC, with product MNHQEVADRVLNAIGKNNIQAAAHCATRLRLVIKDESKIDQQALDDDADVKGTFETNGQYQIIIGPGDVDKVYDALIAKTGLKEATPDDIKAVAAAGQKKNPLMDFLKVLSDIFIPIVPALVAGGLLMALNNVLTAEHLFMAKSVVEVYPGLKGIAEMINAMASAPFTFLPILLGFSATKRFGGNPYLGATMGMIMVLPSLVNGYSVATTMAAGKMVYWNVFGLHVAQAGYQGQVLPVLGVAFILATLEKFFHKHIKGAFDFTFTPMFAIVITGFLTFTIVGPVLRTVSDVLTNGLVGLYNSTGWIGMGIFGLLYSAIVITGLHQTFPAIETQLLANVAKTGGSFIFPVASMANIGQGAATLAIFFATKSQKQKALTSSAGISALLGITEPAIFGVNLKMKFPFVFAAIASGIASAFLGLFHVLSVAMGPASVIGFISIAAKSIPAFALGGVISFVVAFIPTFIYAKRTLGDDRDQVKSPAPTSTVINVNDEIISAPVTGTSESLKQVNDQVFSAEIMGKGAAIVPSADQVVAPADGIITVTYDSHHAYGIKTTAGAEILIHLGLDTVNLNGEHFTTNVQKGDTVHQGDLLGTFDVAALKAANYDPTVMLVVTNTANYANVERLKVTNVQAGEQLVALTEPAASSVAATTV
- a CDS encoding sucrose-6-phosphate hydrolase — its product is MIWNRKTRYTPYEQWPATKLPQLVAQARQSKWRMQHHIQPASGLLNDPNGFSYFDGQWHLFYQVFPFGPVHGLKSWQHVTSKNLVDWHDEGLAIRPDTPYDSHGAYTGTALPIDDQLFIMYTGNVRTADWQRESYQLGAWMDTDNHIKKLSRPLIAHAPAGYTSSFRDPDLIRTDHGYYVLIGAQTTAEIGAILVYFSKDLTTWTCQGELNVPADARGYMIECPNLVWIDQQPVLLFCPQGLSQATTPYQNIYPNMYLVADQLDLAQAQLTEPHALTQLDDGFDVYATQAINAPDGRALAVSWIGLPEIAYPTDRENWAHCLSLVKELTLKDGHLYQNPVAAVDDLRTTAHDLVFEQQRATVAALNGSFELLLTVPADKTVTVNIADQQESGQLQVTVDANHGQVMIDRRHTGNSFAEDYGQTRQVELTAHQTIKIRLIIDVSVFECYIDNGYSVMTGRFFLNDVPSRLKVQGDSKTVTGKVWEWRQSEHTGVDNNETKIK